A section of the Veillonella criceti genome encodes:
- the rsfS gene encoding ribosome silencing factor: protein MKEKQDIKKITLALAQAGFDKKGTDIEIMDLEGLSSLADYFVLVSASNVKQAQSIADEIEDKGAEEGVTVLHREGYHEGEWILLDFGDIICHVFGGKETRTFYGLEQLWSDAARVEFVGA from the coding sequence ATGAAAGAGAAACAAGATATTAAAAAAATAACATTAGCGTTGGCACAAGCAGGTTTTGATAAAAAGGGAACTGATATTGAAATTATGGATTTAGAAGGACTATCTAGCTTAGCTGATTATTTTGTCCTTGTTAGTGCCTCTAATGTCAAACAAGCACAAAGCATTGCTGATGAAATTGAAGATAAAGGAGCTGAAGAAGGTGTAACCGTATTACATCGTGAAGGCTATCATGAAGGTGAATGGATTTTATTAGATTTTGGTGATATTATCTGTCATGTTTTTGGTGGCAAAGAAACACGTACTTTTTACGGTTTAGAACAACTTTGGAGCGATGCAGCTCGCGTAGAATTTGTAG